One genomic segment of Novisyntrophococcus fermenticellae includes these proteins:
- a CDS encoding response regulator: MIKVLIADDEIHFRNYMLTAVDWNSLGFQISSVAQNGQEALSAIQDSCPDLAFLDINMPLMDGISLAEKVRELAPDMMMVFVTGYSDFAYAKKAIQLHIEDYLLKPFSPEELTRLLLLLRQKYERIRLRNSRDRQAKQVIMDKFLNSLLSYIPEDSIVYESKKNVPENWKISDFFKVMVVEIGYLNCMELSKRDLPLWKFSVVNCMNEMLSGTERFYSFYGPCDRIIYLFNFRDKDAHNRYSDSPVKKAADFIQKCFPITLSIGIGNLVTGEEEISISYKNALLALQNHDSGNRNIHYFNENMPGLSKGFYSLDVYNRIMLALRQNSISEVEDILKEVEREILDKKYDSDSIQTIFSSIFSICLSFISEKNGNILEVLENDLSWYQNGFATARIHDTCMFLLKLYDKTLQRYSATRSSHSMQIITRVQNYIREHYMEENLSVEQISDYMILDASYIRKLFSRYMKCTITDFILTTRMEHARKLLEQGETNVTRLSAAVGYKDSGYFGKVFKRYYGTTPKRYAGKGSE; this comes from the coding sequence ATGATTAAGGTTCTGATTGCAGATGATGAAATTCATTTTAGAAACTATATGCTTACAGCGGTGGACTGGAATTCCCTTGGGTTTCAGATCAGCAGTGTGGCGCAGAACGGACAGGAGGCCTTAAGTGCTATCCAGGATTCCTGTCCTGATCTGGCATTTCTGGATATTAACATGCCTCTTATGGATGGGATTTCACTGGCTGAAAAGGTACGTGAACTGGCTCCGGATATGATGATGGTTTTTGTCACAGGCTACTCTGACTTTGCATATGCAAAAAAAGCGATTCAACTGCATATTGAAGATTATCTGCTGAAACCCTTTTCACCGGAGGAACTGACTAGGCTGCTGCTGCTGCTGAGACAGAAATACGAGCGGATACGTTTACGGAACTCCAGAGACCGGCAGGCGAAGCAGGTAATTATGGATAAGTTTCTAAACTCTTTATTATCCTATATCCCAGAGGATTCCATAGTTTACGAAAGCAAGAAAAACGTTCCGGAGAATTGGAAGATTTCGGATTTCTTTAAGGTGATGGTCGTTGAGATTGGATATCTGAACTGCATGGAACTCAGCAAGAGGGATTTGCCCCTCTGGAAATTCAGTGTCGTCAATTGTATGAATGAAATGTTGTCGGGGACAGAAAGGTTTTATTCCTTTTATGGCCCTTGTGATCGTATCATCTATCTGTTTAACTTTCGTGATAAAGACGCTCATAACAGGTATTCCGATTCGCCGGTGAAAAAAGCAGCGGATTTTATTCAAAAGTGTTTTCCGATTACTCTTTCCATTGGTATCGGAAACCTGGTAACAGGAGAGGAGGAAATCAGTATCTCATATAAGAATGCTCTTCTGGCTCTGCAAAATCATGATTCCGGAAATAGAAACATCCATTATTTTAATGAAAATATGCCCGGCCTTTCCAAGGGATTTTACAGTCTGGATGTCTATAATCGTATAATGCTCGCACTCAGACAGAATTCAATTTCAGAGGTAGAAGATATTCTGAAGGAAGTGGAAAGAGAGATACTGGACAAAAAGTATGACAGTGACTCCATCCAGACAATATTTTCCTCCATTTTTTCCATCTGCCTGTCTTTTATATCCGAAAAAAATGGAAATATCTTGGAGGTATTAGAAAATGACCTTTCCTGGTACCAAAACGGCTTTGCTACGGCGCGCATTCATGATACTTGTATGTTTCTTCTGAAACTGTATGATAAAACCCTTCAACGATATTCTGCTACACGGTCTTCTCACTCCATGCAGATTATAACTCGTGTACAGAATTATATCAGAGAACATTACATGGAGGAAAATCTGTCTGTGGAGCAGATTTCGGACTATATGATATTGGACGCCAGCTATATCCGAAAGTTATTCAGCAGATATATGAAATGCACGATTACAGATTTTATATTGACAACCCGTATGGAACATGCGCGAAAACTTCTGGAGCAGGGGGAGACAAATGTTACCCGGTTGTCAGCGGCTGTGGGGTATAAAGATTCCGGGTATTTTGGTAAGGTATTTAAAAGGTATTATGGTACGACGC